The Candidatus Binatia bacterium genome contains the following window.
CGGAGATGAAAGTCGGCTGCGATATCCTTTCGCAAACCGCCAGAGAGAACGGCCGCGATTCGTCGAAGATCACGATCGCGGTCGAGAAGCTGGCGACGATCGCGAAGACGCGAGACGAAGGACTCAACCTCGCGATGCCGACGCTCAAGACCAGCAGTGAAAGCTACGAACGCGACATCAATAGCATGCAATTCGCGCTCGATCGTCACATCTTCGGGTCGGTCAGCGACGTGCGCCGCCGCATCGACGAGTTCGTCGAGGCCGGCGTGCAACACTTCGAGCTTAAAATTATCTATCCGACCATCGATAGTCTGACTAAGCAGATGACTTTTTGGTCCGAGGAGATTTTGCCGCACTACGATTGAGGGAATTGGAGTCATGGAGTACTGGAGTCTTGGAGTATTGTTTTTCGGATTTTCCATTACTCCAACACTCCATCACTCCAGATGGTGATGTCATATGAAACTATCTTTTTCATTGAATGGCCGGCAGATTGAGACGGACTACGAGCATTGCGAAACCCTGGCCGAGGTCCTGCGCGACCGGCTGAACCTCACCGGAACGAAGCTCTCTTGCGAGGTCCAGGTCTGCGGCGCTTGCACGGTGCTGGTCGACGGCCTTCCGGTGAGCGCCTGCACGTTGCTCGCTTACGAAGCGCGCGGACGGAACGTCGTCACGATCGAAGGCCTTGCCAAGCCCGACGGCACCTTGCATCCGATCCAGCAGGCGTTCATCGACGAGTTCGCTTTTCAGTGCGGCTTTTGCACGCCGGGCATGATTCTCGCCGTCAAAGCCTTGCTGGATGAAAATCCCAAGCCGACGCGCGAGGAGATCATCCATTATATGGACGGCAATATCTGCCGCTGCACCGGTTATGTGCCGATCGTTCGCGCGATTCAGAAAGTCGCGGGAACGCTGGAGGAAAATAAAAAGTAAATGAGCGCTGAGAAGAAGACGGAGTTCCACGTCGTCAACCATTCCGTCCCACGCCGCGACGGGCGGGTGAAGGTCACCGGCAAAGCGATGTACGTGAGCGACGTGAAGCTCACCGGCATGGCGTACGCGAAGGTTTTGCGCAGCCCTTAC
Protein-coding sequences here:
- a CDS encoding LLM class flavin-dependent oxidoreductase, whose product is RNPIYAAKQYATLDWLCKGRLIVGVGLGSKATRESDEFGVFGVPYDKRGDRTDEYIEAMKAIWTEPAASYRGNFIQFKNAEIFPKPLQKPHPPVWVGGWMKLAAKRAGKYGEGWIPGWLSPAEMKVGCDILSQTARENGRDSSKITIAVEKLATIAKTRDEGLNLAMPTLKTSSESYERDINSMQFALDRHIFGSVSDVRRRIDEFVEAGVQHFELKIIYPTIDSLTKQMTFWSEEILPHYD
- a CDS encoding (2Fe-2S)-binding protein translates to MKLSFSLNGRQIETDYEHCETLAEVLRDRLNLTGTKLSCEVQVCGACTVLVDGLPVSACTLLAYEARGRNVVTIEGLAKPDGTLHPIQQAFIDEFAFQCGFCTPGMILAVKALLDENPKPTREEIIHYMDGNICRCTGYVPIVRAIQKVAGTLEENKK